The Candidatus Gracilibacteria bacterium genome window below encodes:
- the rpmH gene encoding 50S ribosomal protein L34 codes for MLAKLKKRKRLRTHGFLKRSVSANGRNVLKRRRQKGRHELTPSYPIRLKSPKGNPKFHIIAQSS; via the coding sequence ATGCTCGCAAAACTCAAAAAACGTAAACGGCTTCGTACCCATGGGTTCCTCAAACGATCTGTGTCTGCAAACGGACGCAATGTCCTCAAGCGTCGTCGCCAAAAGGGTCGTCATGAATTGACACCATCATATCCTATCCGTCTGAAGTCACCAAAAGGAAACCCAAAATTTCACATCATCGCTCAATCATCATAA
- a CDS encoding four helix bundle protein, which produces MTENIITQKSEDFALSCIRIYQALQNEGEFILSKQLLRSGTSIGANIAEANSSQSKKDFFSKVCIAYKEAHETQYWIGLLQKSSLTQQDLIHIKDDCQEIIRILAKIKITTETNLKENI; this is translated from the coding sequence ATGACTGAAAATATCATCACTCAAAAATCTGAAGATTTTGCGCTTTCCTGCATCAGGATCTACCAAGCACTACAGAATGAATGAGAATTTATTCTTTCTAAACAGTTATTACGTTCTGGTACGAGTATAGGTGCCAATATTGCTGAAGCAAATTCATCGCAATCAAAGAAAGATTTCTTCTCCAAAGTGTGCATTGCCTACAAAGAAGCTCACGAAACTCAGTATTGGATTTGATTGCTCCAGAAATCATCACTTACGCAACAGGATTTGATTCATATAAAAGATGACTGCCAAGAAATAATTCGTATACTGGCAAAAATAAAGATTACTACAGAAACTAACCTGAAAGAAAACATATAA
- a CDS encoding DHH family phosphoesterase, with amino-acid sequence MHSLATFAHDLDIRLQRLHHITLVSHHNPDGDALGSLEGMRGLLHNNYPHILIDVVVPSHLSDHHIDWILGESVPDISHTTDLVFVLDTSIVARTGIPPSSFEGRDILVIDHHEELTDTIPGFRDTTSSATTIIIAELAEMLHWKMDSATATALLLGIYTDTGGFVHKNTDARTFNTAARLLALGADQGAVAQHVFGDYSLKYLHQLGQGLSGIETVDNIAILCLQSEPEGGLKTEIAGYLSGLKNVDIACVLLPEGDMIRGSLRTRYDHIDVNEIAKKLGGGGHKKAAGFQISGTILDGKIYIGEMVYTPQQFAQHIQDIG; translated from the coding sequence ATGCATTCTCTTGCTACTTTTGCTCATGATCTCGATATTCGCCTCCAGCGCCTCCATCATATAACTCTGGTTTCTCATCATAATCCTGATGGTGATGCCCTCGGATCTCTCGAAGGTATGCGATGACTTCTGCACAATAATTATCCTCACATACTGATCGATGTAGTGGTTCCTTCGCATCTATCAGACCATCATATTGATTGGATTCTTTGAGAATCCGTACCAGACATATCACACACCACAGACCTTGTATTCGTTCTCGATACATCAATTGTGGCACGGACTGGTATTCCGCCATCTTCTTTTGAGGGGCGAGACATTCTCGTGATTGATCATCATGAAGAACTGACCGATACCATACCATGATTTCGAGATACAACATCGTCGGCAACCACGATTATTATTGCAGAACTAGCAGAGATGTTGCACTGGAAAATGGACAGCGCCACGGCGACAGCACTTTTACTTGGTATTTACACAGATACTGGAGGTTTTGTGCACAAAAACACTGATGCTCGCACATTCAATACAGCCGCACGCCTCTTGGCACTCTGAGCTGATCAGGGCGCTGTTGCTCAACATGTTTTTGGGGATTACTCCCTCAAGTATCTCCATCAGCTTGGTCAAGGATTATCAGGTATCGAGACAGTAGACAATATCGCCATACTCTGTCTACAATCCGAGCCAGAATGATGATTAAAAACAGAAATAGCAGGGTATCTGAGTGGACTAAAAAATGTCGACATTGCCTGTGTTCTCCTTCCCGAGTGAGATATGATACGAGGATCTCTCCGAACTCGGTATGACCATATCGACGTCAATGAGATTGCCAAAAAACTCGGTGGTGGTGGGCACAAAAAGGCAGCAGGATTTCAAATTTCGGGCACTATTTTAGACGGAAAGATTTATATTGGCGAAATGGTGTATACGCCACAACAGTTTGCACAACATATACAGGATATAGGATAA
- a CDS encoding Mur ligase family protein, with translation MEHKPHIHCIGIGGIGISALARYYLARGYRVTGTNLGHSPLLDTLTSEGIEVVENGAMIIDRETTKIIYTEAIIDDETLGLDGVRAEHLPEISVAQFYHIPLLSYPEALAEVFHTFPIKIAVAGAHGKSTTSAMIGTLLHDNQSPATTITGTLVKAFGGKNICVEGDQIMVIEACEYRNAFLHYHPDIAVITNIDPDHLDFFKTEEAYFESFQKFMEQSRCVVILAEEYSHFQSFLKNKEEIINNKVGIVGSDNQLPKHSSTNAPTHGTSTLILVHDDSFEVTGDEYGALVPGKYTYTLPKLLVPGHHTRLDANLAYVASQLIGIEDSFAQKSLQNYPGSWRRMENIKTTQNNNLIMSDYGHHPTEIIATLGALREAYPEKKIIVFFEPHQYSRTYELKDEFATSFSDADMTYISDIYAARDIDERRDMINAKILAEMVAQNSPCEYVGTLDDAGRKLKEVDAEENNTLILLLGAGTIDELRMKI, from the coding sequence ATGGAACACAAACCTCACATCCACTGTATCGGTATCGGCGGTATCGGAATATCAGCTCTTGCTCGATACTATTTGGCACGGGGTTATCGTGTGACTGGCACAAATCTTGGGCACTCTCCACTCTTGGACACACTCACGTCAGAGGGGATTGAAGTCGTCGAAAATGGGGCAATGATTATCGATCGAGAAACAACCAAAATTATTTATACCGAGGCAATTATCGATGACGAAACATTGGGGCTTGACGGTGTACGAGCAGAGCATCTTCCAGAAATCAGTGTCGCACAATTTTATCATATTCCTCTTCTCTCCTACCCTGAAGCACTGGCGGAAGTATTTCACACTTTTCCGATCAAAATAGCAGTGGCTGGAGCGCATGGCAAGTCCACCACGAGTGCGATGATTGGTACGCTTCTTCATGATAATCAATCTCCAGCGACGACCATTACTGGTACACTTGTGAAAGCGTTTGGTGGAAAGAATATTTGTGTAGAGTGAGATCAGATTATGGTCATAGAAGCATGTGAATATCGCAATGCCTTTTTACACTATCATCCCGATATCGCTGTGATTACAAATATTGACCCCGATCATCTCGATTTTTTCAAAACAGAAGAGGCGTATTTTGAGTCGTTTCAAAAATTTATGGAGCAATCACGATGCGTCGTTATCCTTGCAGAGGAATACTCTCACTTTCAGTCATTTCTAAAGAATAAAGAAGAAATAATAAATAATAAAGTAGGAATAGTTGGTTCGGACAACCAATTACCTAAGCACTCAAGTACCAACGCACCAACGCACTGAACCTCCACGCTCATTCTCGTCCATGATGACTCGTTCGAAGTAACAGGTGATGAATATGGTGCTCTCGTGCCTGGGAAATACACCTACACACTCCCAAAGCTTCTTGTACCAGGACATCATACCCGACTCGATGCAAATCTCGCCTACGTGGCAAGTCAGCTCATTGGTATCGAAGATTCTTTTGCTCAAAAATCACTCCAAAACTATCCAGGAAGCTGGAGACGTATGGAAAACATCAAAACCACTCAGAATAATAATCTTATCATGAGTGACTATGGTCATCATCCGACGGAGATTATTGCTACACTATGAGCTCTCAGAGAGGCATACCCAGAGAAAAAAATCATTGTCTTTTTTGAGCCACATCAATACTCTCGAACCTATGAGCTCAAGGATGAATTTGCCACCAGTTTCTCTGACGCAGATATGACGTATATCTCAGATATCTATGCTGCTCGTGATATCGATGAGCGTCGAGATATGATCAACGCCAAAATCTTGGCAGAAATGGTTGCACAAAATTCTCCGTGTGAGTATGTAGGGACACTTGATGATGCTGGTCGTAAACTCAAAGAAGTGGATGCAGAAGAAAACAATACCCTGATTCTCCTTCTCGGAGCAGGGACTATTGATGAACTGAGAATGAAAATCTAG
- a CDS encoding NUDIX domain-containing protein, with amino-acid sequence MFDIISQLFDSYVSVYKEEVFPIFQKQINQQEENIASRKNFTGHVIADGCVIDPRSQKVLMIYHKTLQQWFHPGGHIESKDAHPVEAAIREVLEETGVQPVPILDNEGNPLLLHIDSHIIPASEQKKEPEHWHHDMTFLFVADSTIPLSQIDDSGVQMCEWQDIFAAHDNPRYHLLGSKIEIQFSH; translated from the coding sequence ATGTTTGATATTATTTCCCAACTTTTTGATTCATATGTTTCCGTATACAAAGAAGAAGTTTTTCCAATATTTCAAAAACAAATCAATCAACAAGAAGAAAATATAGCTTCACGAAAAAATTTTACTGGACATGTGATTGCTGATGGGTGTGTTATTGACCCCAGATCTCAAAAAGTGCTTATGATTTATCATAAAACACTTCAACAATGGTTCCATCCAGGTGGGCATATTGAATCTAAAGATGCTCATCCTGTCGAAGCAGCTATTCGAGAAGTATTAGAAGAAACTGGAGTACAACCTGTTCCTATTTTAGATAACGAGGGGAACCCTCTATTACTTCACATCGACTCCCACATTATACCAGCGAGTGAACAAAAAAAAGAACCAGAACATTGGCACCATGACATGACATTTCTTTTTGTAGCTGATTCCACCATTCCCTTGTCACAAATAGATGATTCTGGCGTGCAAATGTGTGAATGGCAGGATATATTTGCAGCACATGATAATCCAAGGTATCATTTACTTTGAAGTAAAATAGAGATACAGTTTTCTCATTAA
- a CDS encoding ribonuclease P protein component, with protein MIASKYRLRDYEVERVFKRGRPFFGRLWSLHVLPDTRHQGFRMALSISRKHDKRSVWRNRYRRVMYDALLPLLKAGMAEQQKSMTPKGLQCIFVLKKGLKLTDVAVQEVMVADALALFEKATRQN; from the coding sequence ATGATCGCGAGTAAATACAGACTCCGTGATTACGAGGTAGAGAGGGTCTTCAAACGCTGAAGACCCTTTTTTTGACGTCTATGGTCACTTCATGTATTGCCGGATACACGGCATCAGGGCTTTCGTATGGCGCTGAGTATCTCACGAAAACACGACAAGCGGTCTGTATGGCGCAATCGCTATCGTCGTGTGATGTACGACGCACTCCTTCCTCTCCTCAAGGCGGGTATGGCAGAACAGCAGAAAAGTATGACACCAAAGGGGCTTCAATGCATCTTTGTCCTAAAAAAAGGACTTAAACTCACGGATGTTGCTGTACAAGAAGTGATGGTAGCGGATGCTTTGGCACTCTTTGAGAAAGCCACGAGACAAAATTAA
- a CDS encoding FAD-binding protein: MLEHADISHLSGFHTPSSARYFIEYTGSNLDELKEAVRFSNEQNLPILTISGGKNLLLAFDEYPGLVIHNNSNGYELIQNTKDKIQNRGISDNKNNPKLCTLYSALCIRVASGHPIWELAESLEQDHNITFWHRFLGLPGSIGGAVFGNAGCFGLEIGPYVERVYILDLKNGLELEKTGVELDFKYRWSECKNHPEWFLLSVVCDLSENREKYAAPEEEPLLWRERVQPEGYSCGSFFKNPSREQSAGSLIEQVGLKGYHHKGAYFSDKHANFLMSDGTATWTDLVELVELAQKNIFDATGIQLEPEVRIIRPN, encoded by the coding sequence ATGCTCGAACACGCAGATATTTCCCATCTCTCTGGATTTCATACACCATCCTCGGCTCGGTATTTTATTGAGTATACTGGCTCAAATCTCGATGAACTCAAAGAGGCAGTACGATTTTCCAATGAACAAAATCTTCCGATTCTCACGATTTCAGGCGGGAAGAATCTTCTTTTGGCTTTCGATGAATATCCGGGGCTTGTAATTCATAACAACTCAAATGGTTATGAATTAATACAAAATACAAAGGACAAAATACAAAATAGAGGAATATCAGACAATAAAAACAATCCTAAACTTTGTACTTTGTATTCTGCACTTTGTATTCGGGTAGCGTCCGGTCATCCCATTTGGGAACTGGCTGAATCCCTCGAACAAGACCACAATATCACTTTTTGGCATAGATTTCTCGGTCTTCCGGGGTCTATTGGTGGTGCAGTTTTTGGGAATGCTGGATGTTTTGGACTGGAGATAGGCCCCTATGTCGAACGTGTCTACATACTCGACCTAAAAAACGGTCTGGAACTGGAAAAAACGGGTGTCGAACTTGACTTCAAATATCGATGGTCTGAATGTAAAAACCATCCAGAATGGTTCTTGCTCTCTGTCGTCTGCGATCTTTCAGAAAATCGAGAAAAATATGCTGCTCCAGAAGAAGAACCACTCCTCTGGAGGGAGCGAGTCCAGCCCGAGGGGTATTCTTGTGGTTCTTTTTTCAAGAATCCTAGCCGTGAACAGTCTGCCGGGTCACTTATCGAACAGGTAGGTCTCAAAGGATACCACCATAAAGGAGCTTATTTCTCCGATAAACATGCCAATTTTTTGATGTCAGATGGCACAGCAACTTGGACAGATCTTGTCGAGCTGGTCGAACTTGCCCAAAAAAACATCTTTGATGCCACAGGTATTCAGCTCGAGCCCGAAGTCCGCATTATACGTCCTAACTAA
- a CDS encoding YidC/Oxa1 family membrane protein insertase → MKSSKKILFYIYIIFLVFLTVNMLNKPKPITPVPIRIITDTTKYTLPKIPVISLANDTDVAIIVDTCRDMTLTVNGIKKPESLTGFCRVIEVPAKSTTPLIGMTKEDIIQFQEAFAPLTEKATLRFDYTSPDAVVSEATVTVAKAGWFRLFFRTVFYNPVYNLLAALILIFPGYSLGFAIVAITIVIRLILLVPQQHMLVSQRKMQTIQPKIKAIQDAHKGDQATIGMKMMELYKKEGVNPLGSLLPIFIQIPILIVLYQVVLNIGLPVNLAHLYNFSWLQHFRDIVPNPYFYGMHLDKSGGVVGIILGLSTGGLQFIQMWLAQRKTLRQTQDSAPVAKKNDGMPDMQNMQKMMVYIFPAMAAWFAYQFPAGVGLYWLIGTIFMIAQQWVANRQAESKKIVIKDKAGNTL, encoded by the coding sequence ATGAAATCTTCCAAAAAAATTCTCTTCTATATCTACATCATATTTCTCGTCTTTTTGACGGTGAATATGCTGAATAAGCCAAAGCCCATAACACCCGTGCCTATTCGTATTATCACAGATACTACGAAATATACCCTGCCAAAAATACCCGTTATCTCACTCGCGAATGACACTGATGTAGCCATCATCGTTGACACGTGTCGGGATATGACGCTCACAGTCAATGGTATCAAAAAGCCAGAGAGTCTCACAGGATTTTGCCGCGTTATTGAAGTGCCGGCAAAGAGTACAACGCCACTTATCGGCATGACAAAAGAAGATATTATCCAATTTCAAGAGGCCTTTGCGCCATTGACAGAAAAAGCAACACTCAGATTTGACTACACGAGCCCTGATGCGGTCGTCTCAGAGGCGACAGTGACCGTCGCAAAGGCAGGGTGGTTTCGTCTCTTTTTCCGCACGGTCTTCTATAACCCCGTCTATAATCTCTTGGCAGCTCTCATTCTGATCTTTCCTGGTTACAGTCTCGGTTTTGCTATTGTTGCTATTACGATCGTGATTCGCCTCATCCTCCTCGTGCCTCAGCAGCATATGCTCGTCTCACAACGCAAGATGCAGACGATTCAGCCAAAGATAAAGGCCATCCAAGACGCCCATAAAGGTGACCAAGCAACGATCGGTATGAAGATGATGGAGCTCTACAAAAAAGAGTGAGTCAATCCTCTCGGGTCACTCTTACCAATCTTTATCCAGATTCCTATCCTCATCGTCCTCTACCAAGTAGTACTCAATATCGGGCTCCCTGTAAATCTTGCGCATCTTTATAATTTTTCATGGTTACAACATTTCCGAGACATTGTCCCAAATCCATACTTTTATGGTATGCATCTTGATAAAAGTGGGGGTGTAGTCGGTATCATCCTCGGACTCTCAACCGGGGGACTTCAATTTATCCAGATGTGGCTTGCACAAAGAAAAACCCTTCGACAAACTCAGGACTCAGCTCCTGTTGCAAAAAAGAATGACGGAATGCCCGATATGCAGAATATGCAAAAGATGATGGTCTATATTTTCCCTGCTATGGCAGCATGGTTTGCCTACCAATTCCCTGCAGGGGTTGGCCTCTACTGGCTGATTGGTACGATATTTATGATTGCACAACAGTGGGTAGCGAATCGACAGGCGGAATCAAAGAAGATAGTTATTAAAGATAAAGCTGGGAATACACTTTAA
- a CDS encoding prepilin peptidase, with amino-acid sequence MSLFIFIIIFFLGACVGSFSAVLLEETSLKRSFWTGRSHCLSCKKVLQWLELIPLVSYALQKGKCSKCHADIPRWIWYVEWYMAFLWMVSAMVLSYAGLSYFSIALHIVILTGLSWLVIEDMRTRMVSDTRSIPLMGVLFCIYIFLLFVPVPTLLPSPLVAFAGTCVGMVFYMLQMILPAFYEALRIHKYNVLFSLLISPFVFPLWIVAKVFIGEKKADRLFPTLHVFETLPSWVGGGDIRLGIIIGALVGPYDFLYVVMYGYLAGTLYFLIRLFIFREKLKTMPVAPLLFLGICAVWCLRIFS; translated from the coding sequence ATGTCTCTCTTTATCTTCATTATCATCTTTTTTCTCGGTGCGTGTGTGGGGAGTTTTAGCGCTGTGCTCCTAGAAGAAACATCTCTAAAGCGTTCCTTTTGGACAGGGAGAAGTCACTGTCTCAGCTGCAAAAAAGTGCTTCAATGGCTTGAGCTTATTCCGCTCGTTTCCTACGCACTTCAAAAATGAAAATGTAGTAAGTGTCACGCTGATATCCCTCGGTGGATATGGTATGTGGAATGGTATATGGCATTTCTCTGGATGGTGTCAGCGATGGTACTTTCTTACGCAGGGTTGAGTTATTTTTCTATTGCACTTCATATCGTCATTCTTACCGGACTTTCCTGGCTGGTTATCGAAGACATGCGAACACGTATGGTTTCTGATACGAGGAGTATACCACTGATGGGGGTACTCTTTTGCATATATATTTTTCTTCTATTTGTACCAGTGCCGACATTACTCCCGAGCCCCCTTGTAGCTTTCGCAGGCACTTGCGTTGGTATGGTATTTTATATGCTCCAGATGATACTCCCCGCCTTCTATGAGGCATTACGAATTCATAAATACAACGTTCTTTTTTCTCTTCTCATTTCGCCTTTTGTCTTTCCGCTCTGGATAGTGGCAAAGGTATTCATAGGAGAAAAAAAAGCAGATCGACTCTTTCCGACATTGCACGTTTTTGAGACACTTCCCTCATGGGTCTGAGGAGGTGATATCCGCCTCGGAATAATTATCTGAGCCCTTGTGGGGCCCTATGATTTTCTGTATGTAGTGATGTATGGCTATCTCGCAGGGACACTCTATTTTCTCATTCGGCTCTTCATATTTCGTGAAAAATTGAAAACAATGCCCGTTGCACCTCTACTTTTTCTCGGAATATGTGCTGTTTGGTGTCTGAGAATTTTCTCATAA
- a CDS encoding pseudouridine synthase: protein MPSLRLQKYMSECGICSRRHAEEAIARGDVIVNGMVAQIGQSIDPEKDKVEYSGQMVKRDEKRVYYAMHKPRGIETTCAQKGGESIVDIIDTPVRVFPIGRLDKDSSGLILLTNDGRITHRLLHPSFEHEKEYLVTVYGKITDIALQSLSSGVRYAITEGPKTLQKVTSDEGRVTRRVNKFPTRNQGQYVQTSPCEIKRVSSDTFLIILTEGKNRQIRRMVEACGFQVKKLKRIRIEHIQLADMPEGAYRELKRGEREELLRRACLPLVEYAPIVGEVIHGDGRGHSLGYPTANIAIPESVHLPDEVFSCRVKLGEEIFLGAGTYNSKKEIHPLQNNKAEKVFLDNERNDKTQAPTGVFEVYILGFDRDIYGEILHIEIMDSIRPNRTFTSLEELKAQIAKDVNHVRAHWSQILRVKD, encoded by the coding sequence ATGCCCTCTCTTCGTCTCCAGAAATATATGTCTGAATGTGGTATCTGCTCACGACGCCATGCTGAAGAAGCGATTGCTCGTGGTGATGTCATCGTCAATGGCATGGTCGCACAAATCGGTCAGTCTATTGATCCAGAAAAGGATAAGGTAGAATACAGTGGACAGATGGTAAAAAGAGATGAAAAACGTGTCTACTATGCTATGCATAAACCGCGTGGAATAGAGACAACGTGTGCCCAAAAAGGTGGCGAAAGTATTGTCGACATTATCGATACTCCAGTTCGTGTTTTTCCCATCGGGCGTCTAGACAAAGATTCCTCTGGGCTTATTCTCCTTACTAATGATGGGCGTATCACACATCGGCTCTTGCATCCGAGTTTTGAGCATGAAAAAGAATACCTCGTCACTGTCTACGGGAAAATCACGGACATTGCGCTCCAATCCCTCTCTTCAGGGGTTCGCTATGCGATTACCGAAGGGCCGAAAACTCTACAGAAAGTGACGAGTGACGAGTGACGAGTGACGAGACGGGTCAACAAATTCCCAACTCGTAATCAAGGGCAATACGTCCAGACATCTCCTTGCGAGATCAAGCGTGTGAGTTCAGACACGTTCCTGATCATTCTCACAGAAGGTAAAAATCGTCAGATCAGACGTATGGTGGAGGCATGTGGATTTCAGGTGAAGAAACTCAAACGTATCCGTATCGAGCATATTCAGCTCGCTGATATGCCAGAAGGTGCGTATCGTGAACTGAAGCGAGGAGAGAGAGAAGAGCTCCTGCGCCGTGCCTGTCTGCCACTCGTGGAATATGCTCCTATTGTCGGTGAGGTCATTCACGGCGACGGACGTGGTCATTCTCTCGGGTATCCTACAGCAAATATCGCCATCCCTGAAAGTGTTCATCTACCAGATGAGGTTTTCTCCTGTCGAGTGAAGCTCGGGGAAGAAATTTTTTTATGAGCATGAACGTATAACTCGAAAAAAGAAATTCACCCACTACAAAATAATAAAGCAGAAAAAGTTTTTTTAGATAACGAACGAAACGACAAAACTCAAGCACCAACGGGTGTTTTCGAAGTCTATATTCTCTGATTTGACCGAGATATTTATGGAGAAATACTTCATATAGAAATTATGGATTCTATTCGTCCAAATCGTACATTCACATCGCTCGAAGAGCTCAAGGCCCAAATCGCAAAAGATGTGAACCATGTCCGTGCACATTGGTCACAAATATTGAGAGTGAAGGATTAG